The following proteins are encoded in a genomic region of Pseudomonas sp. Os17:
- a CDS encoding GlxA family transcriptional regulator, which translates to MSQDVYFLLMPGFSAIGFISAIEPLRVANRFRGELYRWHVLSTDGGAVLASNGMSVNVDAALEPLKKGATLWVVAGFEPLKCLTPALEHWLRRLDLEGVTLGGIDTGSVILAEAGLLEGHRVTLHWEAIEAFKESYPQLSVTQELFEIDRRRITCAGGTASIDMMLDLIAQAHGPQLAIQVSEQFVLGRIRPRKDHQRMEVASRYGISNKKLVQVIGEMEQHSEPPLSTLALAESIKVTRRQLERLFRLHLNDTPSNFYLGLRLEKARQLLRQTDMSVLEVSIACGFESPSYFTRSYRARFVNCPREDRRQSGGGREQA; encoded by the coding sequence ATGTCCCAGGATGTCTATTTCCTGCTGATGCCGGGGTTCTCCGCCATCGGTTTCATCTCCGCCATCGAGCCGCTACGGGTGGCCAATCGCTTTCGTGGCGAGCTGTATCGCTGGCATGTGCTCAGCACCGACGGCGGAGCGGTGCTGGCCAGCAACGGCATGTCGGTCAATGTTGACGCGGCCCTGGAGCCGCTGAAGAAGGGCGCGACCCTGTGGGTGGTGGCCGGCTTCGAACCGTTGAAGTGCCTGACGCCAGCCCTGGAGCACTGGCTGCGCCGCCTGGACCTGGAGGGCGTGACCCTTGGCGGCATTGACACCGGCAGCGTGATCCTCGCCGAAGCCGGGCTGCTGGAGGGGCACCGGGTGACCCTGCACTGGGAAGCCATCGAGGCGTTCAAGGAGTCCTATCCGCAGTTGAGCGTGACCCAGGAGTTGTTCGAGATCGATCGGCGGCGCATTACCTGCGCCGGCGGCACCGCGTCCATCGACATGATGCTCGACCTGATCGCCCAGGCCCACGGCCCGCAACTGGCGATCCAGGTCAGCGAGCAGTTCGTGCTCGGGCGCATCCGCCCGCGCAAGGATCACCAGCGCATGGAAGTCGCCAGCCGCTACGGCATCAGCAACAAGAAGCTGGTGCAGGTGATCGGCGAGATGGAGCAACACAGCGAGCCCCCCCTGAGCACCCTGGCCCTGGCCGAGTCGATCAAGGTCACCCGACGCCAGCTGGAGCGGCTGTTCCGCCTGCACCTGAACGACACCCCGAGCAACTTCTACCTCGGCCTGCGCCTGGAGAAAGCCCGGCAGTTGCTGCGCCAGACCGACATGAGCGTGCTGGAGGTGAGCATCGCCTGCGGCTTTGAGTCGCCGTCCTACTTCACCCGCAGCTACCGCGCGCGTTTTGTGAATTGTCCGCGGGAAGACCGGCGTCAGTCGGGCGGTGGCCGGGAGCAGGCTTGA
- a CDS encoding choline ABC transporter substrate-binding protein: MKRLISRCVLALGGSVFLMSGAMAADAPSCQNVRLGVVNWTDVIATSAMTQVLLDGLGYKTKQTSASQQIIFAGIRDQRLDLFLGYWNPLMTQTITPFVEANQVKVLAEPSLKDARATLAVPAYLADKGLKTFADIARFQKELGGKIYGIEPGSGANTQIKEMIAKNQFGLGQFQLVESSEAGMLSAVARAVKRNEAIVFFGWAPHPMNVNFKMTYLSGSQDALGPNEGQATVWTVTAPTYAEQCPNVHRLLTNLTFSAEDESRMMQPLLDHKDALESARQWLKDHPQDQQRWLEGVTTFDGKPAAEHLQLTSK, from the coding sequence ATGAAACGACTGATCAGCCGCTGTGTGCTTGCGCTTGGTGGTAGCGTTTTTCTGATGTCAGGGGCCATGGCCGCCGACGCCCCCAGTTGCCAGAACGTGCGCCTGGGCGTGGTCAACTGGACCGACGTGATCGCCACCAGCGCCATGACCCAGGTCCTGCTCGACGGCCTCGGCTACAAGACCAAGCAGACCAGTGCCTCGCAGCAGATCATCTTTGCCGGCATCCGCGACCAGCGCCTGGACCTGTTCCTCGGCTACTGGAACCCGCTAATGACCCAGACCATTACCCCGTTCGTCGAGGCCAATCAGGTCAAGGTCCTGGCCGAGCCCAGCCTCAAGGACGCCCGCGCCACCCTGGCCGTGCCCGCCTACCTGGCGGACAAGGGGCTGAAGACCTTCGCCGACATCGCCCGCTTCCAGAAGGAGCTGGGGGGCAAGATCTACGGCATCGAACCCGGCTCGGGGGCCAACACCCAGATCAAGGAAATGATCGCCAAGAACCAGTTCGGCCTGGGCCAGTTCCAGCTGGTGGAGTCCAGCGAGGCCGGCATGCTGTCGGCGGTGGCCCGGGCGGTTAAGCGCAACGAAGCCATTGTGTTCTTCGGCTGGGCGCCGCACCCGATGAACGTCAACTTCAAGATGACCTACCTCAGTGGCAGCCAGGATGCCCTGGGCCCGAACGAAGGCCAGGCCACGGTGTGGACCGTCACCGCGCCGACCTACGCCGAGCAGTGTCCGAACGTGCACCGGCTGCTGACCAACCTGACCTTCAGCGCCGAAGACGAGAGTCGCATGATGCAGCCGCTGCTGGATCACAAGGACGCCCTGGAATCGGCCCGACAGTGGCTCAAGGATCACCCGCAGGACCAGCAGCGCTGGCTGGAAGGGGTGACCACCTTCGATGGCAAGCCGGCCGCCGAACACCTGCAACTGACCAGTAAATAA